In Camelina sativa cultivar DH55 chromosome 17, Cs, whole genome shotgun sequence, the genomic stretch CAAGATCAACAATAAGCATCTTCCTGTTCGATCGTTACAATAATGGGCGATGCATCAACGGTGTTCTTATTACAAAGCCAGCCTTGATCAATGTTGACATTATAATGAGTTTTGATGTCAAGTCTGGAAAGTTTCATGTTATAGAAATGCCATGGGTTAATCCGTGTTGGGGTAAGCTAATACCTTATGAAGGTAAGTTAGCTTGTGTTAATTATACCACGAACAACAACGCGGATATCACATTGTGGGTTTTGGATAGGACGCTACGAAACATAAATGGTTGTGCAAACACTTTACTGATCCATATTATCAGCTTTTGAATGAAACTTGCAGAATACATGGTATCACACTATCACTGATGATGGtgagtttatttatttaccttAGGTTCTGAACCCGTTTTGTATTTTCTATCATGATCCGGAGAAAAAGAGCTATAGAAAAGTCGAATTTAAAGGACTCATGGATGCTGAATTTAGGCGCAGTAATGGACTTGGAAACACACTTATACATCCGGTCCGTTCTTGCCTAAACATGGAGAGTCTCTTGTCTTTGTAacatttgattgtttttttttttccttatgaaTTGAAACTTAATTGTTCTTTTGTGATTTAATAATAGTAAGCAATATTGCAAAACATAAATGCACTAAGGAGCACCATTCTTATACCTTTTTTGAAGTTTAAGATAATTATATCAGTATGTGATCAGATGTATAGTAGCTTTCATTGACTCAAAAGTATCATATGTAttcaatgtgttttttttagtgATTCACAAGTGAAAGAATCATATATCTGTACAATGAAATGTTTTCCAAACATTCTACGGGTCACAAAGTAGTGTGCATGCCGTATGATTATAGAGAATCCGATGATCAGTGTAGGGTTTTAACTTTGGGACCAGCTCAAGAACAATGGAGAGCTGTCAAAACCAACTACAAGCACAGCCCTTTCACTGGCAATCGCACAGAAGATTATGGACACTGCACATGCGTCAATGGTGTCTTATATTATCGAGCCGATATTGATTATGATCGGGTTATAATGAGGTTCCATGTAAGATCTGAAAATTTTGACGATGCAAATTACCATGGGAGGATAAGTATTGGCCTGTGATGATGGTATCTAATCAAGGAAGGTTAGTATGTCTTGGCTCCACCCATGATAGTGTTTCATTGTGGGTTTtgaatgatgcaaaacaattcGAATGGTCGAATCATATTTTGTTACCTCTTTCTCACTATGGTCGGGGTTTAAAAAACAAGTTCAAACTAATAGGTATCACTGGTGATAATGAATTGATTTATTTACCAAGGACGGCGCTCAAATCTGAtcttcatatcatatatattattaatccAATGACAAAGACGTTTCGACGAGTCGAGTACAATGGGATTGCAGATTATGATTTTCGACAACGCTATGGACTTGGAGACTGGAGAGAGACCCCTGCGTGAGATCCAATATTTCCCCAGTCACATGGAAACCTTCACgtcttgatatatattttttcttatttcttataGTGACACACTTTATTCATGCagcttttatgatttttattaattctacTATACTGAGAAGTACAGATAAGAAACTaacatttgaaatataaaaaaattacattgaaaTGTCATTAGAAGTGTTCACGAAAGTGGTCTAGGCAGCCACCTGAACTgtttaaaataacatatattttattttattatttatttttaatttttaactacatatatttaaactaTTGAGTTTTATATGCATACGtgattataaacatttatatgttgttaacataacttaaataaatgtatttttcttacttttgtttatattatatatatatatatatatatatttttaatttcctaacatatatttttacataattttatatatataataatttatgttgtaaacgtctaaaccgcctaaaaaccgtgTAGACtccgactaagcgttctaggcgctaggcgtagGGTCACCACCCAGATACCGCTTAACGCTTTCTTGAAAAGACAGCACAAACAAAATAGAATGATTAAAGGTAATAAAGAcaactaatcatataattaaacagattaATTCATGGGTTTATTTGAAAAGTTAGCACATTAAATCAGCAATATTACATTCTTTAAACGGAATCGTAAACAAAAGGCAATTCCATATATTATGGGATTAGTTGGATTTTTtgtttaagcaaaaaaaaaaaaattagattttgatAACAATAAATGTGATCATGCCTAAAAATAGTTCTGGaatttatttgaaaactaaaatattcaGCGTAACAATAAATGTGATCAAGcgtaaaaatatgtaacaaattcaaaaattatttcttaactactaggttttgaacccagcgtgggttttttaaatatttttagataaaattatatagaatTAATGATAGTTATGAAATATAGTATTCTGATAATTTAAGTTATtattaagataataattttattttaaatacacaattaaaaaatattaaaatcagttgtgtttAAAAATCAATTCTGATCAAAAGAACTTTGAACCAGTTTTGGTTTCTCATATTCAATGGAACACCACCACTTATATCTTcgtattttttttcatttacttttatattctttctcgtcatcttcattttcaattttgtatgGTAGTTGTCATCGGTACTTTCACCATCTacttcttcgttatactcttattcttattttctcttatctgattttctgttttcttctacTGGATAATCGTTGagaacaattttgttttaaattaacaCATAACTTTCGTCCGCTTCTTTGTTATACTTTTATTCTTCCTCGTCTTCGTCCGCTTCCTTATTTTCTATcactgaataatcattcaaaacttttttgttttgaagtaCTACACAACTTACTTTTTGctggaaattttattattgtctaaaataaagaaccggaaatCAATTGTATGTGTAATCTAAAttgttggaaattttattattgtttaaattatctcctttttattttttgtcggCAAATATgtctaaattttctaaaataaagaaccaaaataatccgaataaaacttttaagtttGGATGCCTGATTAATCATGCTTCCTGTTCATTTTTAAATTTcgtaaaagctaagaacttttcaaagtttcaatatttataatattttaaacttttaaaaaatttaaatattataatatttagaaactttttaaaatattataatatttaaaaactttttaaatgtttttatttgctcaaaTATAACATCAgattaaaccgaataaaacttttaaaattggacgcttgataaatcaagctttcctgttCATTTGTTGTTagaagcatattagtcttatttataatggttcttaTTTAGCATATTAGTCTAAAACTTTTCTACCAGATGTGGGAcggtatatatatgttaataagTGAGatgttaataatatagaaaactattatattttcaaaaatgttaataagtgagaTGTCTGATCcatattggttgttttaaatacTATGTGGACACCTTAagcaaaaatgttaattagtgagatgACTAACTaatattggttgtttaaaatcctatgtgcaTAGCCTTaagagcttatagcttctacttttatcatgtattaatttttaagtttgaaaGTGGTAAGATGAGTTACTGAACTGTTATATGGTTTCATGTCTTTACATTTTAGTTATAATCTTATGGCTATTTTCATATGTTTAAGATTATCATAAAAATTTGTGATCTTTGagtaaaataatttacaaagtGAGctgtcaaacaaaaaattacaagacATGAATGCACATGGGAACATTAAgcatatatagattaaaaaatccaaattaatgtTTATGTTTCTAACATGTAGGGGTTCCAAGTTGTATTTCAAATCTAGCTCCAATATCGTtcggtttttgttgttgttattcatGCTAATCTTGTCATTATCGTTCCAATTTTATCATAAATCTCCGAaaggataataataatatatatctttggaTTTTTTCTAGTNtttaaaaaaaaaaaaaaaaaagaaataaaaaagaagagagagtatATCACAGCTTTGTTAGGGttcccatatatataataagagaacGAATTATAGGGGTTTAAGCAAAGCTATCAAAGATCATCGCCATCAATTCCTTCGGATGAGAAAAATCGAGAAAAGCAGGTCATCGCCATCAATTCCTTCGGATGTAACGTCGAAGATACTTTCAAAGCTGCCAGCAAAATCAGTTTTGAGATCTCGTTGCGTTTCGAAGCAATGGTCCTCGATCAGCACCGATCCATATTTCATTAGCAACATGTTTCCAAAGCAGTCTTCATCGAGTCTTCTACTCTTGttcaaaacaaaaggaaagctgtttgttttctccattcaGAACCCGAACGAGCCTGATCAGCAAGTGGATAGTTATCAAATGAAATACCCTAGGTACTGTCGCTTGTCCTTCACGGAATCTGTCCAGGGCTTGATCTGCTTCCGGAGAGCAGCAACACCCTTCATTTGGAACCCTACCTTTAGAAAGTTCTCAACCTTGCCCAAACCCAAAACCACCTGGAAGGGTATATCAGTGTTTTTAGGATACGATCCCGTGGCGTGTGAACACAAAGTAGTGTCCATGCCTCGTGAGAAAACTTCTGATGAGTGTCGAATTCTTACGTTAACAGGATCAGCtacaaaaaaatggagaagCATCAAGATCAACCATAAGCATCAACcttttattaactttttcaGTGGCAATGATGGGCGATGCATCAACGGTGTTGTATATTATAAAGCCAGCCTTGACAAATCCAATGTTGGCGTTATAATGAGTTTTGATGTCAGGTCTGAAAAGTTCCATGATGTGATAGAAATGCCATGGGGTAATAAATGGTGGGGTAAGCTTCTACCTTATGGGGGTAAGTTAGCTTGTGTTGGTCTTAACTCGAACCATACGAAAATCACACTTTGGGTTTTGGAGGATGCTAAATGGTTGTGCAAACACTATACTATACCATTTCGTGAATCATCCTGCGGATTAATTGGTACCACTGATGATGGTGAGTTTGTTTTTGTACCAACACACACTCTCCGATcgttttgtattatatattatgatccGGAGAAAAAGAGCTCCAGAAAAGTCGAATTCAAAGGAGTCGCGGGTGCTGACTTTATGCTCAGTAATGGACTTGGAAACGGACATCTCTATCGGTTACATACTTGCTTTAACATTGAGAGTCTCTTGGCTTTGTAacaacatttgattttttttcttttttctttttcctatgGAACTTCAaggttaattatattttttttgtttcgtttttgtCGAATATGATAATATTATCGTTCCTTACATAGGATTTCTATCTCATTACTAATGTCCTTTTGTGATTTAATAGTAAGCAATATCGCAAACCATAAAATGCACTAAGGAGCACCATTATTCTACTTTTTTGGAAGTTTAAGATTATACCAGTATTATATATGATCAGATGTATAGTGGCTGCTTTCATTGACTCAAAAGTATCAATAttcaatgtttattttttttagtgctTCACAAGTGTAAGAATAATCATATATCTGTACAATGAAATGTCTTCCAAACATTCCTACGGGTCAAAATGTTGGAGCTCGATGGTCCAGTTAGATGCTAACTGGACCAAAAGATGGTCGGGAGCTAGACCTTCCCAGTCCTCTGGAGGATCTGTTGTCGACGAAGCTTCATGTAGATTCGACAAAAGCTCCTTCTTTAACTCCAACGGTATTTCTATAAAGTCTGCTCCATTTTCTACACTTACTTCCAGCAGCTGACAGATAATAATTACGATCAGGTTAATTCAAAAAGATCTGAGGTAAAAAACATGAATCTTGGaaagaaacaatgaagaatttTGTTACCTGTTGAATCCAAGATAGACATATATCAAACAGAGTATGATCCAGGAGAAACTGTGTAATAGAATGGATAGCCTCGTTTCCAATATCACTCGAGAGTTGATCAAGAACAGGACCGGTCTTGTCCATTAACTTGACAAGCAAATGATCGTCTCCGGTAGATAATACCTCAGCAAATGCAGAGTCGGTGTCACCAACTCGGAGTGCATGCATCGCATTGCTCCAACTAGTCCAGATAAGGTCTCCCTTTTGTCCTCCacgttcatcatcatcttcgtccaTTATTGCTTCTGCTTGGGGAATAGATACTCGCCTATTCCTTGACGTTCCACACTCTTCTCCAGCCACACGTATTGCTTCAAGCGTAGCTTCATCTTTTGATGCTTGCCATACGCTTCTAGCAGAAGGTCCTTCACCTAGTCTTATGGGTACAGAGCTTTTGTCCCAAGCTCTTCTGCTATTACCTGAATGCTCAGAGTCCGAAGGACCAGTGCCATGTGTCCTCCTTGTACTGGCCTGAGTGTTTCTAGAAAAAGCTCCATTCTTAGAACTATCCCATCCATTTGCATCAGACCTCCATGATGCTGCCGCCTTTCCCCTCGCACCTGAAGATAATTTAAGTTTTGGTGACTAATAAATATCTTTCTGCAAATGGACTCAACAAGTTGCAGTTGTTTAACTGGGGAGATCAAGCAGTTTTACTTACCTGATTGCATGGAAATTTCTCTTGACATCTCTTCTACAATCCTCTCAAGACCTCTAACACGGTTCTCCAAACTTATCATGCCGTCGTGTGAACCACCCATGAAATCCTGCAATGATAAAGGAGTTCACCTTTTAAGAGTGAAACTTCTTCAAACCAAATCACTATAttgatttgaaatcaaaatagtACCTGCAACATATTCATTATGTGGGTTTGTTGTCTCTCCAAGTGCAATAACTGTCTCTGTAAAGGTGGCCAATTCCCTCTGTTTTCAGATGCCTCTGCCTGGATTACTTCGGTTTGATCCCCATCAAATGCTCTCAACCGTGAGTCACCTCCGTTCATTCTTTCATCAACCCCTTTTTCTCTTGCAAAGTCTCCAAAATGTCTTTGTTTGAGATGGACACCAGCTGTTCTGCACACACCTTTTGACCTACTCCTCGATACTGAAGTATTTGCATCTGATTCATCCTCTGTGTTTGAGTTCGACGAATTCATTTGCCTACAGGGAAGAATAACTTCAACTGGCATATCATCAGAACCTCTTTTTTCCAGTTTCTGGAAAAACTCTGGGTTAAGATCTTTGCCAGTCAATCGAGGTGCTTTTTTCCTCAAAATGAGAACTGCTTTTGAAATGGAATCTGAATTACTGCTCAAACCATCAGAAGAGCCTCGAATCACCAGCCCTGCTCCGTCGCTTGCAAATGAATCAGTTTCTCCGTTCCTTTCTGACATACATTGCTCAGATGACACATCCTTCTGTTCGTCAGATGTTCGAGCTTCACCTTTTCCAGCAATATTCTTCCAGACGTTTAGTGCTTCGGACAAGCTTTCTCTAACAGGTTTTATCTGCACGCCAAAGAAAATATAGCCGCTTTTCAGAATGAAGCATAAAGATGTCGGAAAAAGTATGTAATCCATCGAGAAGACCcagtagatttgtaaattatacTGTATAACGAACATCCGCAATTCTTATTACTATCCAAGTCTAGCTTGTATACCTTTGGCACTGTTTAGTTGATCAGAAAAATTACACACGGCTTACTCATAAGGTTCTAAAGACAAGGGAGAGCTAATTTATCGTAACCATTAGAGTAATCTGCATTTCTTTCCCTGGTGTCAATATCCTTTCTAACCTTAGATATTGGCAAATGATTCCTCTTCCAGGAAGATCTTAAGAAAAGAACCCATAATTATGCTAACTGTTATAAGCTAAGATGTTAAATCCACAAAAAGTATAAAGTCGTTTCTTTACAGAAATTCACGTGACTGTAAGAACATAGTTTCActgaaaagaaatgaaattg encodes the following:
- the LOC104758387 gene encoding microtubule-associated protein SPIRAL2-like — translated: MRSPTFTKPSMKPSSNPSSFSVRSSSVAVSSHSATVELKQRILTSLSRLGDRDTYQIAVDDLEKTVLSVSDSPDILLPVLLHCLFDSFSDPKAPVKRESIRLLSFLCLTYTDLSSSQLAKIISHIVKRLKDADNGVRDACRDAIGSLSAQFLKEKDDGIGSSSSSLVGLFAKPLFEAMAEQNKSLQSGAAICMGKMVDSVTDQPPVAAFQKLCPRISKLLNSPNYITKASLLPVVGSLSQVGAIAPQSVASLLHSIHECLGCTNWVTRKAASDVLISLAIHSSSLVADKTDSTLTALEACRFDKIKPVRESLSEALNVWKNIAGKGEARTSDEQKDVSSEQCMSERNGETDSFASDGAGLVIRGSSDGLSSNSDSISKAVLILRKKAPRLTGKDLNPEFFQKLEKRGSDDMPVEVILPCRQMNSSNSNTEDESDANTSVSRSRSKGVCRTAGVHLKQRHFGDFAREKGVDERMNGGDSRLRAFDGDQTEVIQAEASENRGNWPPLQRQLLHLERQQTHIMNMLQDFMGGSHDGMISLENRVRGLERIVEEMSREISMQSGARGKAAASWRSDANGWDSSKNGAFSRNTQASTRRTHGTGPSDSEHSGNSRRAWDKSSVPIRLGEGPSARSVWQASKDEATLEAIRVAGEECGTSRNRRVSIPQAEAIMDEDDDERGGQKGDLIWTSWSNAMHALRVGDTDSAFAEVLSTGDDHLLVKLMDKTGPVLDQLSSDIGNEAIHSITQFLLDHTLFDICLSWIQQLLEVSVENGADFIEIPLELKKELLSNLHEASSTTDPPEDWEGLAPDHLLVQLASNWTIELQHFDP